A portion of the Penaeus monodon isolate SGIC_2016 chromosome 28, NSTDA_Pmon_1, whole genome shotgun sequence genome contains these proteins:
- the LOC119590904 gene encoding glycine-rich cell wall structural protein-like, producing the protein MVDTEDMATAATEDMATAGMVDMATVDTEVMAMVDTVDMDTDDEAELAYCLVWVYISRGSFHGPVDSWDLTMVSKALTVALSLLVLLAAALASPLPEPGYGGHGGHGGYGHGGHGGYGHGGHGGYGHGGHGGYGHGGHGGYGHGGHGGYGHGGHGGYGR; encoded by the exons ATGGTGGACACGGAGGATATGGCCACGGCGGCCACGGAGGATATGGCCACGGCGGGCATGGTGGATATGGCCACGGTGGACACGGAGGTTATGGCCATGGTGGACACGGTGGATATGGATACGGACGATGAAGCAGAACTA GCCTATTGTTTAGTGTGGGTATATATTTCTCGAGGCTCCTTTCATGGACCAGTCGACTCCTGGGATCTCACGATGGTGTCCAAAGCT CTGACCGTGGCGCTGTCCCTCCTCGTTCTGCTGGCTGCTGCCCTGGCTAGCCCCTTGCCCGAGCCTGGCTATGGTGGTCATGGCGGGCATGGTGGATATGGCCATGGTGGACACGGAGGATATGGCCACGGCGGGCACGGAGGATATGGCCACGGTGGCCACGGAGGATATGGCCACGGTGGGCATGGTGGATATGGCCACGGTGGACACGGAGGTTATGGCCATGGTGGACACGGTGGATATGGACGATGA
- the LOC119590914 gene encoding keratin, type II cytoskeletal 2 epidermal-like: protein MIKTVILLACAAFLVANAGANPVPEPGFGGHGGFGHGGFGRGGFGHGGFGHVGFGHGGFGHGGFGHGGFGGYGR from the exons atgattaagaCT GTAATCTTACTGGCCTGTGCTGCCTTTCTTGTGGCTAATGCCGGAGCCAACCCTGTGCCTGAACCCGGTTTTGGTGGACACGGAGGTTTCGGACACGGTGGATTTGGACGCGGTGGATTCGGACACGGTGGATTTGGACACGTCGGATTTGGACACGGTGGATTTGGACACGGTGGATTTGGACATGGTGGCTTCGGGGGTTATGGTCGCTAA